aatacaagaaattattttaattgggAGTCGAGAAGCACGAGAATTAAATACAAACAACAAAAGATAACCAATCTTATTTAGAATTTTAACTTTAAGGACAAGCTCTGTTTTTAAGAAAGAGATTAACTTTATGAATAAAGGAATGACCAAATCCATAATAgacaaattatatttatatactcatttcttatttttattattttatattagaaattctttatttaataattgcttatatcaaatttttattctaattaaaaatactataattattttaacatcaactaaaaagtttaatttattcaataaaataaataaattaacgaTAAACACGTTTAATATTTAACTCTCTTATTAACAAATTCAAGGTGTTAAAAGCTTCAACTCATCCCATGATGCAATCGATGAACTGCGACCATAACAGTTCACCTCTTTCCCAAACAAATTAACCTCATTACTTTTGCTTTCTCTATGTTTTGAAGTGTAATGCGTGTAGCTTGTTTTAATTCCACGTGGTTTAAAACCGCTATATCCTATGTTGTGTTGCTCTATTTTAATATTAGAGTCGTCGAATATGAGAACTTGGAGCTTATTATCACAAACCAATATTGGAATTGGAAAGCAccaaaaataacaaatttatcTTCAGAATTTCATACCTTTCTTTTATGGGCCCACAAAGTTTATAGTAATCAGGAAAACCTTGGAGTCTTGCATTTTCACGAATCGTCAGTACTCGATCTTGCTCAGGATGCATAATTGCCTGTAAAAGAATCAAATCAGAATTACACATTTTATGTTGTCCACGAGCTGCCACGTCCCTCCACAGTTTTAAAAATTCAACCTGGTTGTGAGGTTCAGCCCTTGTAACGACAGTTGGTACAGTCTCATCCCACCAAAGACGGGCAAATGGCCTGCGTAATCACAAAAATGAACATCATTACAAATCAAATCAACTATAGAACCAAAAGCATCAACAGTGAGATGGAAAGGAACCTACTTTGATGACGTCCCATTCACAAAAGTCATGGCATAATCCGGAACCTACGATTGCCATAACGCAATAATCAACAAGCAAAGTAGCACAAACGTTAGTAATAAATGATAAAACAGAGAAAATATAGAGTATAcatgagaaaaaagaaagaaaagaattgcTACCAAAGGCTTTCCTGAATCCAGATAAACCCTCTTAACATCTGGATCCCATTCAACTTTGTTATCAGGACGTACACGAACACCTGGAAGATCTCTAAAGTTTCCTCCCTAATTCAAACAGGGCAAGTTTGTGAAATTAAAAAGCAACATCAAGACGGCAAAAGTCTTGCACTACGATACTGCTAGAAACAAACCTTTTTCTTTGGTATCCTGCAAACACGCTGATAATCATCATTATTCAGCTCAAGTGGACGATGATCATACAGCAAGCATTCTGATGGATTTGACTTCAATGAAGCATCTAGCAATTCTGCAACATCAAAAATTAGAATGTTAGTCTAGCCGTCAGGTCACTCTGAGAACAGAATGTTGCACTAGCAAGTAGCAATAGGTAGCAAAATTAAGaaaatcaatataaaataagCTAAGGGGATATAATTATTCTAGCAGATCCAGAGAAAAAAATGCCTCTACACATATCAAACAGAATAATTGCTCTTAATTTAAATAGCATGTCCCCTGATAAACGGAATAAAATCTAGGAGTGTTTCCAGGAATGTCCAAGGATGATAGGCTAACAGATGCTTACCATCTTTCCTTAATCTAATCTGCCGCTGAAATTCTGTTTTAGGATCTGTCGTATAAGGCATTTCATCGCGATGTTCATTGTTCTCgacctaattaaaaaaaaaaatgcataagCATAGTAAAAACACGCATAATAACAAATACAAATTGCTGCATAACAAAATAAACTAACTGGAGGGAGGTCAGATATTGCATCCTCCAGAAAAAGCTTCTTTTCCAACTGAGCTACACAGCCTTCGTTATATGCTACAACATTACTCTGCATGTCacatataacataaataaaataaacaaaaatgagCATGAAGAATGTGGAGAAATTAACTCTAAGTTCAATGATTTTTCTCAGCATAAATTAATGTTAAAACTCTCAACAGTAAAAATAGAGGTTTCATGTGCATTGCTTACGGAATCAAGACAAACACCAAATTTCCAAATTTGCACACGTACCTCAAACTCAACAGGAACAACGCCTCGGACAATGACATCATGTGTGGGAAGTGGGTACTGCGGCAACTTCTGCAAATCATAAATAAtaagttataaaatattataaaataaaactacaCTCAAGTTGAGTAATTGGTTTATAGAGAGACCTCAGTAGGGCGGGCACCCCAAAGAAAAACACGCATCCGAAACTGAGGAAGCCCATATGCCCCAGCAGCCAACATGCCAATTCTTGTTTGATAGTTCATCTCAATAAGTCGACCCATGGCATATCGCCCTAGGAATCCATCAGCAAATTTAAGAATATCCACTACATTCTCCATTAAAACGAACTTTGGCTTCAGAAACTTTACAACATCCATGAAAACTATGAGTTGCTTGTTTTTTTCATCTTGCAAAGGATTATTTCTATTTCTAAAACGGTTGAATCCGCTAATGCCTTGACATGGCGGCCCCCCACAAATCACATCTGCATCACCCTTAATGATAAAACAAAAAATCATTAGAAAAAGGAATTAATAATCTATGTTAAATATTCCATGCTTATTAGTAAAAGTTGAAGGAATCTCACCGGCAATGGTAGAATCCTTGACTTGTACCCATTTGTGACGAACTCCTTTATAGCTTCCTGACAGTTACTATTCAAAGAACCTTACTTGTGAGATACATTTTTTAACGAAGGATTGGTAAGAcacaaaaacataaaattagtttagaatGTTTATCTGGTTGCATACCCCAAACCATCAATGGGTTCCCATGTGTCATATTCAGGGCCATAATTCTTCCAGCTAACCTGTAGACAGCCAATTTAACAGACAAATGAAAGGAAGCAAAATTAGAATTTGATGAGATAACAAAGCAAAAACAACACAATCAGCATAACGCTCATAGTTGATAGCATAAACAACAATTCGAAACATATCCCAATTGAGatgagaatttattttttctcctctttatttttatgcAAATTGAACATTATCAATCGATGCAAATAAATGTGACTTCTATAATAGTAACACACCAGCCCTCAAACCATAATAAGCATATCTGGCATTGAGTTTGAATGTCAAAAAAGTGCTTTTTAGACTAACTACTTTAGATACTAttgaaaaaaaacaatttagtaaaagtttttttttttattttagtattcTTATAACTAAATCatgtcaaaaaataatttaaaaatacttcttaatattttttaaatagtacaTTTGAAAAAAATGCTTTTTTCAACCACATCTTCGACGGTAATACAAAACAGACCCAACCAGTTAACTAAAGTTTTCTGTTTTGAAGAAAATTTACAGATAGATAGCATACTCACCTTTTGCATATGTGTTAAATTTGAAGAGAGTGCTAAACATGTTAGGCACCAAATTCAATTTATATGGACTTATATAAATTATTGGGTTACTTCATGCATATAAAGGACTCACTAATTTGATATTGCAACCAACCACTTATACTCATTCTTTCATCTTCATTTATCCCTAATGTGGAATTTCCATTCCCAACAATTTGCTACAGCAAACACATAAAATGAAATCACAAGTTTCATTTCTTTCCTGGTGCTATGAGTTTATAAAGTGCAGGCTAAATTCCCAAACAGATCAAATGTGTATGTTAAATAATGTATAAGCCAACAAGCTAACTAAATTTGTGCACTTACATACGAATAACATACTCCCTGCCCTTGGAAAATACCATTCGAAACCAAAAATTTAATCCACCAGTTTCATCTTTTATACTGCTACAAGTTTACCTTAAAGTGTAATCCACGCTCCCCTTTCTCCTTTGGGTCACCGTAGCAAATTTGGAGCACCTTTGCTACTTCAAAAACTTCATCATCATTCTCATCTTCATCATCCCCTTGcacatctccttcttcttctgaatCAAAAGGATAAGACTGCTGCTTTTCTGGATCATTGCTACTTATAAGTGAAAACCTAATGCAAAGTTTCTCCCATTCATTTAGCAACAACAAAAAATCCTCTGCAGATTCATTCCTCACCTGATTTGGAGCATATCAGTCTAAGAATATGAAATTCACATTATTCCATTACAATAGAAGAAACTTGAAGCTCGATATATAAAGAGTACCTCTGTCTCAGGGTGATTTAATCTTAGACTCTCACAAGCATATTTATTCAAGTCAACAGCCCATTTCTACAATGGGAAATAAAAACAATCAATTGGTTTAAgtaaaaaacaataataaaattaaacctaCAAAAATTCTAGGTGACTTCATTTAGTATGCTTAAACATCCAATTAAGGAAATATCAAAATAACTTACTGTAACAAGGTTTAAGCCAGACAAATTGGCACCAAGGCACAGGCCTGTTGACATAGCACCGCAACCAGAATACAAATCCAGCAATGTAACCTCTGATTTTTTATGAGCATCACTAGTAGACTTCACCTCGTTTACATCATCATCACTAGATAATGTGGATGAGCTCTCATTGCTAGCAGTTAAATtctctgaaatttaaaaaatattacagaGCATAAGAAAACCTACAACTTGCAAACTAGTACAGTTAATGTGAAAATCATCAATCTACACAATAAAAGGAGAGAAGTAATTACCTGGTGGTAATTTAACAAAGGTGGAGTATGGAAGTAAGTAGAGCATATCACAAAAATAATCACATGAAAGGATCTTTGCCTTTTTTCCTTCTAAATCCATCTAATACACAAGCACACAATATTATCAACTTTGTAAAAtcaaaaaagtaaaaaacaaaTGAGTGAAGGAGACAATCCATACATTTAAAGGCATCTTAACAATATTCAGCTTCTCAACAAGACAATCCAATGGGTTGTCATCCCGAATCTCTGAAAAGAAAACACGTTTTTTATCGATATCGTAGGCGTGCTTGATGCTCTAACAAAAGAACAATAATCACCATTAGCATTATTATAAAatggaaaggaaaagaaaaacacgaacaaatattatataatcATAGCTTACTGTATCCCTAGCTCTATAGAACCATTGAGCAGTGAAGTAACATTTTCCATCAGTGGCCTCAAACATCTCCACAATCTTGCATATATAGCTGTCCTCTCCATCCTCAGCCTAAACAAAAAAAACTAAAGTGGCTAAACAACTCATACTAAAATCTTTCTacctataaaatttaaaaggaaaaaggaaaagattacataaattaaaaaagcgTTTAGAAAAAACCAAACACAGGGCtagaataatattaaaatctcataaattatatattcaaaTTCAGTTAAGAATATTTGAATGACAAAAACAAGATAAATAATATCCCATTATTTGATAAAGGCCTCATATGCAAGTTAGTTGGACATACATATGTACATACATATATGCATACATCCATCCATCTATTAAAGGACAAATTTACATCAAAACTAAAACCATAATAGTCAACTTTAATACGGAACAAAAAGACAACAGGTCAAATATACTTATGAACAATTAATAAACCCATAAAATGGTTGAGACAACACCCGCTAAAGATGACAAGTGGGAAGTCTGAATTGGTTTGAAATATGATTATTATAAACTTTATAAAACTCCAGCAAAAAGTGGGATTTGATCAAATGATaagggaaaataaaaaaaagtacacAATAATGATGAGTTTGAAACTATTTAGAatgctattaaaaatatatcaaaaataaagaaaagtaaTCCTTATAATTGAACTTAACAAATCTTGGAAAATACTATTGGATTAAATTTAGTTTAGCGTtaataaaaatgttttttttccaaataaaacatattattttatatggAAAAGTAAATTACTTACTTCATCCCGTAAGATGCCATTAATATTCAATTCTAAACAAGACAACCCAAGCAATCAAAAGGGAATCTAACAATTATAAACACAATGTACTAATATGAAAAAGGTACATGTAAAAGTGGAAACAATACCATTCTAAATAAAGAAGATATCAATAACTTACTTTGACATGAGCATCATCATAAAGATTATAGATCAAGCGTCCATCAACCTCTGCTTGTGTATAATGGCGTCGAGCTGGTAAGATCTCTTCACAGTCATCCTTACTATGTCAAATAACAAATTGAACAATGTGACTGAAGGATATTAACATGATTCAATTATTCAAATGcacataaataataataataaagacatAAAAGGGAGAGGGCAAGAGagtaattgaaaagaaaaatatataacacTCACACATTTGAACTCTTTGATCCAATTGCTTGTTTGTTTGACTATAAAGTAAACAACAAACACAAAATCAATTAAGGAAGTAAGATAAAATACTTTGTTTGAgtaccaaaaaataaaatagtagaaATAAACATGAGCTTTGAACATGAATAAGCCTATTgaactaaaatttaatattcttagcttgatcaaacataagctcCATGTCTTTGATAACTTGTCTGAAGAATGGTTCTATAAATTATTATGACAACCTTCTTAAAGGTCCATTTTGCTAAAATTATGAACAATTAGGGATAGCAAAACTCAATATGCCTTGGCAAGAAAATAGTATTTGTCTTGAACCAGGCAAAGAATCCTTTCCTCACCAAATGGTGACATGGTAGGGAAGAATAACCTTTTCACATTATTTGCgttaatataaaaatgaattttataataaataatgttaaataaaaatgaaaatattattgtaatttaaaacttgccatttattatattatcttaatTACAACttgataaaaagtaaaattatgtTAATGTGCATACTCTGATAATAAACAAGGAGTATATATCTTACTTAGTATAGACTTCCCCATTCTGTAGCTAAC
The genomic region above belongs to Manihot esculenta cultivar AM560-2 chromosome 3, M.esculenta_v8, whole genome shotgun sequence and contains:
- the LOC110610536 gene encoding DNA (cytosine-5)-methyltransferase CMT3, whose translation is MAGKRKTTTSPGDASSKQPKKVVAEEEVVQLNSEEEEVNQVDEQGAKMSSDVKPHSEKSDSRRSAENAASEEESTKNESVSGHVTDEDGPEARFVGDPLPDEEARTRWPHRYVKKSNKQAIGSKSSNVKDDCEEILPARRHYTQAEVDGRLIYNLYDDAHVKAEDGEDSYICKIVEMFEATDGKCYFTAQWFYRARDTSIKHAYDIDKKRVFFSEIRDDNPLDCLVEKLNIVKMPLNMDLEGKKAKILSCDYFCDMLYLLPYSTFVKLPPENLTASNESSSTLSSDDDVNEVKSTSDAHKKSEVTLLDLYSGCGAMSTGLCLGANLSGLNLVTKWAVDLNKYACESLRLNHPETEVRNESAEDFLLLLNEWEKLCIRFSLISSNDPEKQQSYPFDSEEEGDVQGDDEDENDDEVFEVAKVLQICYGDPKEKGERGLHFKVSWKNYGPEYDTWEPIDGLGNCQEAIKEFVTNGYKSRILPLPGDADVICGGPPCQGISGFNRFRNRNNPLQDEKNKQLIVFMDVVKFLKPKFVLMENVVDILKFADGFLGRYAMGRLIEMNYQTRIGMLAAGAYGLPQFRMRVFLWGARPTEKLPQYPLPTHDVIVRGVVPVEFESNVVAYNEGCVAQLEKKLFLEDAISDLPPVENNEHRDEMPYTTDPKTEFQRQIRLRKDELLDASLKSNPSECLLYDHRPLELNNDDYQRVCRIPKKKGGNFRDLPGVRVRPDNKVEWDPDVKRVYLDSGKPLVPDYAMTFVNGTSSKPFARLWWDETVPTVVTRAEPHNQAIMHPEQDRVLTIRENARLQGFPDYYKLCGPIKERYIQVGNAVAVPVARALGYALGMAFQGSANSEPLLTLPKKFPNIVEQISSDSSKDNV